One part of the Atribacterota bacterium genome encodes these proteins:
- a CDS encoding TRAP transporter substrate-binding protein, translated as MKKYSIFIACLLTLIMFLSSTAMAQNVINMRLSSDQPETAPGEKGFKFFADRIAAETNGQIKITLYPNAVLGDLGETIEQVQSGVLELSKTSCGWLCNFVPMMDIFSIPYLFRDKDHYWKILEGEVGEEIARYTEEAGLKLLFWVDAGARSFYNNVRSIHTPDDLKGLKIRVMGSDIMIKTMEAFGASPTTTAFSEVYTAIQTGVIDGAENNPPSVDRMKHNEVAKYFSLDEHMMIPDNLVISLDVWNKLSKEHQDIFLKVSKEAQEFVKEEWARQEKEALERISETMEINEISNKTPFIEKVKHLQEELSPKFEGYIEKIQAVE; from the coding sequence ATGAAAAAATATTCTATTTTTATTGCTTGTTTACTTACATTAATAATGTTTTTAAGTTCTACTGCTATGGCACAAAATGTAATCAATATGAGGCTTTCTTCCGATCAACCAGAGACTGCACCTGGTGAAAAGGGCTTTAAATTTTTTGCTGATCGGATTGCTGCAGAAACCAATGGTCAGATTAAAATAACCCTCTATCCCAATGCTGTTCTCGGTGATTTAGGTGAAACCATAGAGCAAGTCCAATCAGGCGTTTTGGAACTGTCTAAAACTTCTTGTGGATGGTTATGCAATTTTGTCCCCATGATGGATATTTTTAGCATCCCATATTTATTTAGAGATAAAGATCATTATTGGAAAATACTGGAAGGAGAAGTTGGGGAAGAGATTGCCAGATATACAGAAGAAGCAGGATTAAAATTATTATTTTGGGTTGATGCCGGTGCAAGGAGTTTTTATAATAATGTACGATCTATTCATACTCCTGATGATCTAAAAGGTCTTAAAATAAGAGTAATGGGAAGCGATATAATGATTAAGACCATGGAAGCCTTTGGTGCGTCTCCTACAACAACTGCCTTTTCCGAGGTATATACTGCTATTCAAACGGGAGTAATCGACGGCGCTGAAAATAATCCTCCCAGTGTTGATAGAATGAAACACAATGAAGTAGCAAAGTACTTCTCTTTAGATGAGCATATGATGATTCCAGATAATTTAGTAATCAGTCTTGATGTCTGGAATAAACTTAGCAAAGAACATCAGGATATTTTCCTTAAAGTAAGTAAAGAAGCACAAGAATTTGTAAAGGAAGAATGGGCTAGACAGGAGAAAGAAGCACTTGAAAGAATAAGTGAAACTATGGAAATAAATGAAATATCTAATAAAACTCCTTTCATAGAAAAAGTGAAGCATTTACAAGAAGAACTCTCTCCAAAATTTGAAGGTTATATTGAAAAAATT